In a single window of the Marinitoga sp. 38H-ov genome:
- a CDS encoding S8 family peptidase → MKKVLIFILLILTLWSCTRLSDDPKNVDLGKFIEGKKIEDIATVSKKATGYASVYGSVRMPNGDLAPYLVSTKLNKSAGVEWREGEYVVYYEGNGLRNLLEKYKDSVSLEKDISFDSNKNVTKEITFKEGISVLKVKGEVDINKLRKIEGIKYIEPNYIYKALAIPNDAYYSYQWHYDKIKLPQAWDKIKSANVIVAVVDTGVSFTHPDLKDVLIQGYDYVDNDTDPTDPAQDVSHGTHVAGTIAAMTNNSVGVSGVNWGGYGIKVMPVRVLGADGTGSLDTVAAGVRYAVDHGAKIINMSLGGGANSQILHDAIKYAYNNGVTVICAAGNENGPVSYPAKYTETIAVASVRYDLQRAPYSNYGPEVDIAAPGGDTSVDQNGDGYADGVLSTTWTPNNGDTYMFLQGTSMAAPHVAGVAALVYANGVTSPSEIRNVLISTAVDLGTSGKDDYYGYGLIDAYAALNYTGGNPNPDPNPDPNPTIKTQVFALSYDYYQNTYVLSSEIAYVNNGSYTLNSVVPYKTTYICAWRDNNNNGTIDTGDYFGYNGTYYLYPNKTYGPIDISLNIEN, encoded by the coding sequence ATGAAGAAAGTTCTTATTTTTATTTTATTGATTTTAACGCTTTGGAGTTGTACAAGACTATCTGACGATCCTAAAAATGTAGATTTGGGAAAATTTATTGAAGGTAAAAAAATAGAAGATATAGCTACAGTTTCGAAAAAAGCAACAGGATACGCATCGGTTTATGGTAGCGTTAGGATGCCAAATGGTGATTTAGCACCTTATTTAGTATCAACAAAATTAAATAAATCTGCAGGAGTAGAATGGAGAGAAGGAGAGTATGTAGTTTATTATGAAGGAAATGGATTAAGAAACTTATTAGAAAAATACAAAGATAGTGTATCTTTAGAAAAAGATATAAGTTTTGACTCAAATAAAAATGTTACTAAAGAGATTACTTTTAAAGAAGGAATTTCTGTTTTAAAAGTAAAAGGAGAAGTTGATATAAATAAATTGAGGAAGATTGAAGGAATAAAATATATTGAACCAAATTACATTTACAAAGCTTTAGCAATACCAAATGATGCTTATTATAGTTATCAATGGCATTATGATAAGATAAAATTACCTCAAGCATGGGATAAAATTAAAAGTGCAAATGTTATTGTAGCAGTTGTTGATACAGGAGTTAGCTTTACACATCCAGATTTAAAAGATGTATTAATTCAAGGTTATGATTATGTTGATAATGATACGGATCCTACAGATCCTGCGCAAGATGTTAGCCATGGAACACATGTAGCAGGTACAATTGCGGCTATGACAAATAATTCTGTAGGTGTAAGTGGAGTCAATTGGGGCGGTTATGGAATTAAAGTAATGCCTGTTAGAGTATTAGGTGCTGATGGAACTGGTTCATTAGATACTGTAGCAGCAGGTGTAAGATATGCTGTTGATCATGGAGCAAAAATAATAAATATGAGTTTAGGTGGAGGAGCTAATTCTCAAATATTACATGATGCAATAAAATATGCATATAATAATGGGGTAACTGTTATTTGTGCTGCTGGAAATGAAAATGGTCCTGTATCATATCCAGCAAAATATACTGAAACAATAGCTGTAGCTTCTGTAAGGTATGATTTACAAAGAGCTCCATATTCAAATTATGGGCCAGAAGTTGATATAGCTGCACCTGGTGGGGATACAAGTGTTGATCAAAATGGTGATGGATATGCAGATGGAGTTTTAAGTACAACATGGACTCCAAATAATGGAGATACTTATATGTTCTTACAAGGAACATCAATGGCAGCGCCACATGTTGCTGGAGTAGCCGCTTTAGTTTATGCTAATGGTGTAACTTCACCAAGTGAAATTAGAAATGTATTAATATCAACTGCAGTTGATTTAGGAACTAGTGGTAAGGATGACTATTATGGATATGGATTGATTGATGCATATGCGGCATTAAATTATACAGGTGGTAATCCAAATCCAGATCCAAACCCAGATCCAAATCCAACAATTAAAACTCAAGTATTTGCATTAAGTTATGACTATTACCAAAATACATATGTTTTAAGTAGTGAAATAGCATATGTAAATAATGGAAGTTATACATTAAATTCAGTTGTACCATATAAAACAACTTATATATGTGCATGGAGAGATAATAATAATAATGGAACTATAGATACAGGAGATTATTTTGGATACAACGGAACATATTATTTATATCCAAATAAAACATATGGTCCAATAGATATTAGTTTAAATATAGAGAATTAA